One part of the Clostridia bacterium genome encodes these proteins:
- a CDS encoding histidine phosphatase family protein → MTRIYLIRHAEASGNTSMRYHGHYDSEITKKGRIQLERLGERFKDIVIDAVYSSDLKRAYETARAVVGDRDIQIIRDAQLRELNGGEWENLEWKEIMEDRKEEFKRFNDAPDIISTPGGESASDLQIRIANKIFEIVKNNPEASVCIVSHAIAIKTFLCYARAIPVKYMGFHVWCKNTSVTTMDIAEDGRIRILAENDASHLIGLE, encoded by the coding sequence ATGACGAGGATATATCTTATACGTCACGCCGAAGCGTCAGGCAATACGTCGATGCGCTATCACGGCCATTACGACAGCGAGATCACAAAAAAGGGGAGGATCCAGCTTGAAAGGCTGGGCGAACGCTTTAAGGATATCGTGATAGACGCGGTCTATTCGTCTGATCTAAAGCGCGCATATGAGACGGCCAGAGCAGTTGTCGGAGACAGGGATATACAGATAATCCGCGACGCACAGCTAAGAGAGCTTAACGGCGGCGAATGGGAAAACCTCGAGTGGAAGGAAATAATGGAGGACCGAAAAGAGGAGTTTAAAAGATTCAACGACGCGCCCGATATTATAAGCACTCCGGGAGGCGAGAGCGCCTCGGACCTTCAGATACGCATAGCGAATAAAATCTTTGAAATAGTAAAGAATAATCCCGAAGCATCCGTATGCATAGTAAGCCATGCCATAGCGATAAAAACGTTTTTATGTTATGCGCGCGCCATACCCGTAAAGTATATGGGCTTTCATGTGTGGTGCAAAAATACGAGCGTAACGACTATGGATATTGCCGAAGACGGCCGCATTCGCATTTTGGCCGAGAACGACGCAAGCCATTTGATAGGCCTGGAATAA
- a CDS encoding AEC family transporter, whose amino-acid sequence MQSLIISFEVVLPLFIMLAIGYIVRLLKMVTDDVLIKINRVCFHVFLPLLLFVSIYKADISTVFNPRLLLFAFVAVLCLFAAAFFITGFFVKQRRRRSVMIQAIFRSNFVIFGVPIAISLCGEASAGIPAITSALVVPMYNVLSVFVLSLFSESTFSLKKTLLQVAKNPLVLASLFGVLMLITGVKLPELIISVADDLAAVATPLSLVVLGGLFKFSSAKKNKRALIFGVAAKLIAVPAIMLPIAAALGFRGVDLVVCLSIFASPIAIASFTMAQQMGADAELAGELVVFSAFLSIITIFVFVFILKQLALI is encoded by the coding sequence ATGCAAAGCTTGATAATATCGTTTGAGGTAGTGCTTCCCCTTTTTATCATGCTGGCGATAGGATATATCGTAAGGCTTTTGAAGATGGTCACGGACGACGTGCTTATAAAGATAAATCGCGTCTGTTTTCACGTCTTTTTGCCGCTTTTATTGTTCGTAAGCATTTACAAGGCGGATATAAGCACGGTATTCAATCCGCGGCTTCTTCTCTTTGCCTTTGTCGCCGTATTATGTTTATTTGCCGCGGCCTTTTTCATAACGGGCTTCTTCGTTAAACAGCGGCGCCGCCGCTCCGTTATGATACAGGCGATATTCAGAAGCAATTTCGTGATATTCGGCGTACCGATAGCCATATCGCTTTGCGGCGAGGCAAGCGCCGGCATTCCCGCGATAACGAGCGCGCTCGTTGTACCGATGTATAACGTGCTGTCGGTATTCGTGCTTTCGCTGTTTTCTGAGAGTACGTTCAGCTTAAAGAAAACGCTTTTACAGGTGGCAAAAAACCCGCTCGTGCTGGCTTCGCTTTTCGGGGTCCTGATGCTTATAACGGGCGTAAAGCTGCCCGAGCTTATTATTTCCGTCGCAGACGACCTTGCCGCCGTGGCGACCCCGCTTTCGCTCGTCGTGTTAGGAGGACTTTTTAAGTTTTCATCGGCAAAAAAGAACAAACGCGCCCTTATATTCGGCGTTGCGGCAAAGCTTATAGCCGTGCCCGCGATAATGCTTCCCATAGCGGCCGCTCTCGGTTTTCGCGGCGTGGATCTCGTAGTATGCCTGTCGATATTCGCGTCTCCCATCGCCATAGCCTCGTTCACTATGGCACAGCAAATGGGCGCGGACGCCGAGCTTGCGGGAGAGCTTGTTGTGTTTTCGGCGTTTCTGTCGATAATCACTATATTTGTTTTTGTATTCATATTAAAACAGCTTGCGCTGATATAG
- a CDS encoding C_GCAxxG_C_C family protein, with translation MKRIDYDNKVGELRKSGMCCAQIVLNAGLEIRGEENPQMVRAARTLCSGMQNQKTCGALAGGALLLGLWDAPKTGAMVRELDNWFEAEYGTSTCGKLLKLKREDERYSCGNLIRASINKCQDILTQQGLIEE, from the coding sequence ATGAAACGAATAGACTATGACAACAAGGTGGGCGAGCTTCGCAAATCAGGCATGTGCTGTGCGCAGATCGTTTTAAACGCAGGGCTTGAGATACGCGGCGAGGAAAATCCTCAAATGGTTCGCGCGGCGCGTACGCTTTGCAGCGGTATGCAAAATCAGAAGACGTGCGGCGCGCTTGCAGGCGGGGCGCTTCTTCTGGGGCTTTGGGACGCGCCGAAAACAGGCGCGATGGTAAGAGAGCTTGACAACTGGTTCGAGGCGGAATACGGCACCTCGACCTGCGGAAAGCTTTTAAAGCTGAAACGCGAAGACGAGCGTTATTCATGCGGCAATCTTATCCGCGCTTCAATAAACAAGTGTCAGGATATTTTGACACAGCAGGGACTTATAGAGGAATAG
- a CDS encoding spore maturation protein, translated as MAALVAAVIIYGIYKKVPVFDEFLEGAKEGIYTLKQILPSLLGLLFAIEIFKASGTLDLLTFALEPVLSKLGIPKEVVPLGLLRPVSGSGSLAIVSDIFEKSGPDSFAGRCASVMMGSTETTFYTIAVYFGAAKIRKISYAPFAALLADFVGFAASIVIVSRFFGR; from the coding sequence ATGGCGGCGCTCGTCGCTGCCGTGATCATATACGGCATATATAAAAAAGTGCCCGTATTCGACGAATTTTTAGAGGGAGCGAAAGAGGGCATTTATACGTTAAAACAGATACTTCCGTCGCTTTTGGGGCTTTTGTTTGCGATAGAGATATTTAAAGCGTCGGGCACGCTCGACCTTCTTACGTTCGCGCTCGAGCCGGTCTTGTCAAAGCTCGGGATACCGAAGGAAGTGGTGCCTTTGGGGCTTTTAAGGCCCGTGTCGGGCAGCGGCTCGCTTGCCATAGTGTCGGATATTTTTGAAAAATCGGGCCCCGACAGCTTTGCGGGACGATGCGCCTCCGTTATGATGGGCTCGACGGAAACGACGTTTTATACGATAGCTGTTTACTTCGGCGCGGCAAAGATAAGAAAGATATCATATGCGCCGTTCGCCGCGCTTTTGGCCGATTTTGTCGGCTTTGCGGCAAGTATAGTAATAGTAAGCCGCTTTTTCGGAAGATAA
- a CDS encoding DUF1292 domain-containing protein — translation MNDDFGNDFITLIDENGEEAEYEHLDTLEFNNNTYFAMVKADLDEEDVLAQEDLLLILKLMVDESGDEILATIEDDDEYEEVLSLFEERLADYYELEDHYDIEH, via the coding sequence ATGAACGACGATTTTGGCAATGATTTTATTACGCTGATAGACGAGAACGGCGAAGAGGCCGAATATGAGCATCTTGATACGCTTGAGTTTAACAACAATACGTATTTTGCAATGGTAAAAGCCGATCTTGACGAGGAGGATGTGCTCGCGCAGGAGGATCTGCTTCTTATATTGAAGCTTATGGTCGATGAAAGCGGCGATGAGATACTTGCCACTATCGAGGACGACGACGAGTATGAAGAAGTACTGTCCTTGTTTGAGGAGAGATTGGCCGATTATTATGAGCTTGAAGATCATTACGATATAGAGCATTGA
- a CDS encoding AbrB/MazE/SpoVT family DNA-binding domain-containing protein — protein sequence MKSTGIVRKVDELGRIVLPIELRRTLDIAEKDSLEIYVDGNTIILKKYQPGCIFCGNAKNVTNFKNKIVCEDCIKEMSE from the coding sequence ATGAAATCTACAGGTATTGTTAGAAAGGTCGATGAGCTGGGACGCATAGTTCTCCCCATCGAGCTGCGCCGCACGCTCGACATCGCCGAAAAGGACTCGCTTGAGATTTATGTTGACGGCAACACCATAATCCTCAAAAAGTACCAGCCGGGCTGCATATTCTGCGGCAATGCAAAGAATGTTACCAATTTCAAGAATAAGATCGTATGCGAAGACTGCATAAAGGAAATGTCCGAATAA